Proteins from a genomic interval of Macadamia integrifolia cultivar HAES 741 unplaced genomic scaffold, SCU_Mint_v3 scaffold1370, whole genome shotgun sequence:
- the LOC122063582 gene encoding ubiquitin-conjugating enzyme E2 34-like, with translation MDNSPTTGSVSTTAAEKQRLAKASLAFNCKSSIFRKMFPEYVEKYNQQQLAEESLSEQSSLISPPREDQESIGATSGNTTRLEEQNREVLNNARNKKRASQKFPFWLLMLLVSIFGIVMALPLLQP, from the exons ATGGACAACAGTCCTACCACTGGCAGTGTTTCTACTACTGCGGCTGAAAAGCAACGGTTGGCCAAGGCTTCGCTTGCTTTCAATTGTAAGAG CTCAATATTTAGAAAAATGTTCCCGGAATATGTGGAAAAGTACAACCAACAACAGCTTGCAGAGGAGTCACTATCAGAGCAGTCGTCACTCATTTCACCTCCCAGGGAAGATCAAGAAAGCATAGGAGCAACATCTGGAAATACCACTAGGCTAGAAGAGCAAAATAGAGAAGTCCTCAATAATGCAAGAAACAAGAAGAGAGCATCACAGAAATTCCCTTTCTGGCTGTTGATGTTGCTGGTTTCCATCTTCGGTATTGTGATGGCTCtacctcttcttcaaccttga